The Sorangiineae bacterium MSr11367 genome window below encodes:
- a CDS encoding DUF6519 domain-containing protein, translating to MKGDFTRNTFDSKKHYSRVLLQQGRVAIDADWNEQASILLHHLRTLTEDLLGRHAGPAMDGGFDIRKPDATSSGNDFPITRGHYYVEGILIENEHGAPPQPPATPPPNGTEPFTTYQRQPDWWPKALDQDGNYFVYADVWERLITSVEDPTIREKALGGPDTAARAKVVWQVKARKLRPATGTSGETPDDALKALRTRSRGRMRAFVQETAVATDPCVIPPTSQYRGENQLWRIEVHRGGPIEQATFKVSLDNGSVIFPVVGLPHAPVKRKADEAAKQFSVRVAHLGRDERTTLVEDDWVELVDDRYALQSPQDGEWHPDALLRVVKVDAEEMTVTLEGESTVCTRAQKEQTNVLLRRWDHRGTEIEVVKDDFATGTFKMSEAEFHLADGIHIAFEKATGTTQHDYRPGDYWLIPAREAAGETAANIEWPEEGFVPPRGIAHHYAPLAELTLSAGKISDVKSLRTTFALPTTTPPTTPGTETDPAVDEEL from the coding sequence GTGAAAGGCGATTTTACCCGCAATACGTTCGACTCCAAGAAACACTACAGCCGGGTCCTGCTGCAACAGGGGCGCGTGGCGATCGACGCGGATTGGAACGAGCAGGCGTCCATTTTGCTTCATCACCTGCGAACCCTGACCGAGGATCTGCTCGGGCGGCATGCCGGCCCGGCGATGGACGGCGGTTTCGACATTCGCAAGCCGGACGCGACGTCGTCTGGCAATGACTTCCCCATTACGCGCGGCCACTACTACGTCGAGGGGATTCTGATCGAAAACGAGCACGGCGCCCCTCCGCAGCCGCCGGCCACGCCACCGCCCAATGGGACGGAACCCTTCACGACGTACCAGCGCCAACCCGACTGGTGGCCGAAAGCCTTGGACCAAGATGGCAATTACTTCGTTTATGCCGACGTGTGGGAGCGACTGATAACGTCCGTCGAGGATCCCACCATCCGCGAGAAAGCGCTGGGCGGCCCCGACACCGCTGCGCGCGCCAAGGTCGTTTGGCAAGTCAAAGCCCGCAAGCTGCGTCCAGCCACCGGCACGTCCGGAGAGACCCCGGACGACGCCTTGAAAGCGCTACGAACGCGTTCGCGCGGCAGGATGCGGGCGTTCGTGCAGGAGACGGCGGTCGCCACGGACCCGTGCGTGATCCCGCCGACTTCGCAATACCGCGGTGAAAACCAATTGTGGCGGATCGAAGTGCACCGGGGTGGCCCGATCGAGCAGGCCACCTTCAAGGTATCGCTCGACAACGGCTCGGTGATCTTTCCGGTCGTCGGGCTTCCGCATGCGCCCGTGAAGCGCAAGGCGGATGAAGCGGCGAAGCAATTCAGCGTCCGAGTGGCCCACCTCGGCCGGGACGAACGAACGACGCTCGTGGAAGACGATTGGGTGGAACTGGTCGACGATCGCTACGCCCTGCAGTCGCCGCAGGACGGCGAGTGGCACCCCGACGCTCTGCTTCGCGTGGTGAAGGTCGACGCGGAAGAGATGACCGTCACGTTGGAAGGGGAGTCCACCGTGTGCACGCGGGCGCAGAAGGAGCAAACGAACGTCCTCCTTCGTCGCTGGGATCATCGCGGAACGGAAATCGAGGTGGTGAAGGACGACTTCGCCACGGGCACGTTCAAAATGAGCGAGGCCGAGTTCCACCTCGCCGACGGTATTCACATCGCCTTCGAGAAAGCCACCGGTACCACGCAGCACGATTATCGTCCGGGCGATTACTGGCTCATTCCCGCGCGCGAGGCCGCGGGCGAGACCGCGGCGAACATCGAATGGCCGGAAGAGGGCTTCGTACCGCCGCGCGGTATCGCGCATCACTATGCACCGCTCGCAGAGCTGACGTTGAGTGCTGGCAAGATCTCGGACGTCAAGTCGTTGCGTACGACGTTCGCACTGCCCACGACGACGCCGCCGACCACTCCCGGGACGGAGACGGACCCTGCCGTCGACGAGGAGTTGTAA
- a CDS encoding putative baseplate assembly protein, translating to MTQPCGCSACAASGATLVPVANRPGLPSIEYRVGTHATFLSTMKARLSSAEHRQGLDGLMARDSSDPSIAMLDAWATVADVLSFYQERIANEAYLRTAVDKASVTHLANLVGYEPRPGVSASVYLAYTVQSSPKVVVIPAGTRAQSVPNPGKKEKAQTFETSVTIEARAEWNNLQVRRTMPQDIRFDIGKLLADGERPPQTHNENVLVNRQKDDTNELKDVLYVEGNSTNLKPNDFLLFVRGGVAGIRRIRSVTVDQNKGRIAFLLFPRLLDLIDLEGIPLPTTPAKLAAPRPEREGNGIKTLELFSGLLKSTITPGDQPENPIGTEAAFNENRDVVPRILASFHPEAAAEAYRALSTAKVTEDLGFEVFPLTRVSLFGASSPKVRSKQDDLTKEKEWPFEPLAPPSSGGGGGVDNARAIGETALALPEAEHADAVPLADDSKGGEANVLYLDNAYEGVQIGDLLLLETVLTPLTAPARSVVRAGKVRTQSKAGFGLSGKTTRIELIEDGGLPRNWLGYWSGSPPQGNLEDNTLPHNFDAIRRTVVYLPGAPLTLAGIPIPDPVEGHSLELEQVYSDLSAGQWVVVSGERADIRAKLPPVTLADGTSDPSEDAEVQAAGVPWSELARVAAVTHSFDAKRKGDREHSTLELERALGHTYVRETVTINANVVLATHGEKRAQILGSGDGTIPHQAFTLGQSPLTFVSAPTPSGVASTLDVQVNGVRWHERPSFFDTGPRDRMFITRQDDAGKTTVTFGDGIEGARLPTGQNNVNSRYRNGIGKDGNVEAGQIKTVTDNPGGVSQVINPKRASGGADRDSRSLIRQNAPASVTALDRLVSVSDYADFSRTFAGVAKASAVVLSDGFRNVVHVTVAGVDDIPIDDTSNLLRNLRTALLRFGDPQQPVKVDARTAKFIVIDASVSVDEDHPWDTVRPRIEAALRDTFSFDRRELGQPLHRSEVLACIHAIEGVTCVNLNAFGVVSDAGKTEFPDEKDPPVYLARIDQKRELPHEFLPAEIAYLSPSVTETLKLAEMKA from the coding sequence ATGACGCAGCCCTGCGGTTGTTCGGCATGCGCCGCGAGCGGTGCGACGTTGGTCCCGGTTGCGAATCGGCCGGGACTCCCGTCGATCGAGTACCGCGTCGGCACGCACGCGACGTTTCTATCGACGATGAAAGCTCGCCTCTCGAGCGCGGAGCACCGGCAGGGTCTCGACGGGCTCATGGCGCGCGATTCGAGCGATCCGTCCATCGCGATGCTCGATGCATGGGCGACGGTGGCCGACGTGCTCTCGTTCTATCAAGAGCGCATCGCCAACGAGGCCTATCTGCGCACGGCCGTCGACAAGGCCTCGGTTACCCACCTGGCAAACCTGGTCGGCTATGAGCCGCGGCCCGGCGTTTCGGCGAGCGTCTACCTCGCATACACCGTGCAATCGAGCCCGAAAGTCGTGGTCATCCCCGCCGGCACTCGGGCGCAAAGCGTGCCCAATCCGGGTAAAAAGGAGAAGGCCCAGACCTTCGAGACGTCCGTCACGATCGAGGCGCGCGCAGAGTGGAACAATCTGCAAGTGCGCAGGACGATGCCTCAAGATATCCGTTTCGACATCGGGAAACTTCTGGCGGATGGGGAGCGCCCTCCTCAGACCCATAACGAGAACGTCCTCGTCAACCGCCAAAAGGACGACACGAATGAGTTGAAGGACGTCCTGTACGTGGAAGGCAACTCCACGAACTTGAAGCCGAACGATTTTCTTCTCTTCGTACGGGGTGGCGTCGCCGGCATACGGCGGATTCGCTCCGTCACCGTGGACCAGAATAAGGGCCGCATCGCGTTCCTGCTATTTCCGCGCCTACTCGATCTCATCGACCTCGAAGGGATACCTCTCCCGACGACGCCGGCAAAGCTGGCGGCTCCGCGCCCCGAGCGTGAGGGCAACGGGATCAAGACGCTCGAGCTCTTTTCTGGGTTACTCAAATCGACCATCACGCCGGGAGATCAGCCCGAAAATCCGATTGGAACCGAAGCCGCGTTCAACGAGAACCGTGATGTCGTTCCACGCATTCTCGCCAGCTTTCACCCGGAGGCCGCCGCAGAGGCCTATCGCGCGCTTTCGACGGCGAAGGTGACGGAGGACCTCGGATTCGAGGTATTCCCGCTCACACGCGTATCGCTCTTCGGCGCGTCCTCACCAAAGGTGCGCTCCAAACAAGACGACCTCACCAAAGAGAAAGAGTGGCCCTTTGAGCCTTTGGCACCGCCCTCCTCGGGCGGCGGGGGAGGTGTCGACAATGCGAGGGCGATCGGCGAAACGGCACTCGCCCTGCCGGAGGCAGAACACGCCGATGCCGTACCGCTCGCCGATGACAGCAAGGGCGGCGAAGCCAACGTGCTTTACCTCGACAACGCCTACGAGGGGGTCCAAATCGGTGACCTGCTTCTCCTGGAGACGGTCCTCACCCCGTTGACCGCCCCGGCACGATCGGTGGTCCGCGCGGGGAAGGTCCGCACCCAGTCGAAGGCGGGATTCGGCCTCTCCGGGAAGACGACGCGCATCGAGCTCATTGAGGATGGCGGGTTGCCCCGCAATTGGCTCGGCTACTGGTCCGGGTCACCGCCCCAGGGTAACCTCGAGGATAACACCTTACCCCACAATTTTGACGCGATCCGCCGCACCGTCGTCTACCTGCCTGGCGCGCCATTGACGCTCGCCGGCATTCCGATCCCCGACCCCGTCGAAGGCCATTCGCTCGAGCTCGAGCAAGTTTATTCCGACTTGAGCGCCGGCCAATGGGTCGTCGTCTCCGGTGAGCGTGCGGACATTCGCGCGAAGCTGCCGCCGGTCACTCTCGCCGATGGCACATCGGATCCGTCGGAAGACGCCGAGGTCCAGGCGGCCGGCGTGCCATGGAGCGAGCTGGCCAGGGTCGCGGCGGTCACGCACTCCTTCGATGCCAAGCGCAAAGGCGATCGCGAGCACAGCACGTTGGAACTCGAGCGGGCGCTGGGGCACACGTACGTGCGCGAGACCGTGACGATCAACGCCAACGTCGTTCTTGCCACCCACGGCGAGAAGCGGGCGCAAATCTTGGGCAGCGGCGACGGGACCATCCCGCACCAGGCGTTCACCTTGGGCCAATCGCCGCTCACCTTCGTGTCGGCACCGACGCCATCGGGCGTCGCGAGCACGCTCGACGTACAGGTCAACGGTGTGCGCTGGCACGAACGCCCCAGCTTTTTCGACACCGGCCCGCGCGATCGCATGTTCATCACGCGTCAGGACGACGCCGGAAAAACGACGGTGACCTTCGGCGACGGCATCGAGGGTGCGCGGCTTCCGACGGGGCAGAACAATGTCAATTCGCGGTACCGAAATGGCATTGGCAAAGACGGAAACGTCGAAGCAGGGCAGATCAAGACGGTCACCGACAATCCGGGGGGCGTCTCCCAGGTGATCAATCCGAAGCGCGCCTCCGGTGGAGCGGATCGCGACTCGCGTTCGCTCATCCGCCAGAATGCACCGGCGTCGGTGACCGCGCTCGATCGATTGGTGTCGGTGTCGGACTACGCGGATTTTTCACGCACCTTCGCCGGCGTCGCCAAAGCGAGCGCGGTGGTCTTGTCCGACGGCTTCCGGAACGTGGTGCACGTCACGGTCGCCGGTGTCGACGACATTCCCATCGACGATACGTCGAATCTGCTGCGCAACCTTCGCACGGCGCTCCTTCGCTTTGGAGACCCGCAGCAGCCGGTCAAAGTGGATGCGCGCACGGCGAAATTCATCGTCATCGACGCCTCGGTGTCCGTCGATGAGGACCATCCGTGGGATACGGTTCGACCTCGAATCGAGGCGGCGCTGCGCGATACCTTCTCCTTCGACCGAAGGGAGCTCGGACAGCCGCTGCATCGAAGCGAAGTCCTCGCGTGCATCCACGCCATCGAGGGCGTCACCTGCGTGAACCTCAACGCCTTCGGCGTGGTGAGCGATGCCGGCAAGACGGAGTTCCCCGATGAGAAGGATCCGCCGGTGTACCTGGCGAGAATCGACCAGAAGCGTGAATTGCCGCATGAATTCTTGCCGGCCGAAATCGCCTACTTGTCGCCGAGCGTGACCGAGACTCTGAAACTCGCGGAGATGAAAGCGTGA
- a CDS encoding putative baseplate assembly protein — protein MSTVRGSDLTCAVDERRQLVRDKKWNGLDYVDVVEDDPSQRTLCVHFFAEVPRDLAIANVVIEGGRRIRNIRVVSITPGYDDDPEHEECLRVVVDQAGDFSPYKLRLVAVDENGRPTGKPLPGFDVRYSSVTFSFKIHCPSDLDCAPAPEGCCDETREEPAIDYLAKDYSSFRRLILDRLALVMPEWTERHVPDVGIALVELLAYVGDHLSYYQDSVGTESYLDTARKRISVRRHARLVDYRIHEGCNARVWLVLTTDRDRTGDDALDLDDTYFVTATEEMSSFGPDIVKESALARITPNRYQCFESLRERAEKTLSLWAGQNEILFYTWGDSDCALPRGATRATLLDEWSTPEPAEDGTRARPLSSLRPGDVLLFEEVLGPSTGTPADADPLHRWFVRLTKVAPGLDELTQRHVVEIEWATEDALPFDLCVTTVLPAPECRRIENLTVARGNVLLADHGCRATDPPVVVGAREVMGTCACEGSLVDVEAVPERVRPLLNKAEPVFRQRLPAQPTSVGASKMVRQDPWAALPVAYIEATGPKPPNGPAVTSIWEPRRDLLASGRYDRHFVLEVDEARLGHVRFGDGELGAQPEVDMSLRAVYRFGNPLAGNVEAETITRIVSRTKLDGVKITVRNPRPAIGGTAPETLAHVKLAAPHAFRADLRRAITGDDYAVLAQEDPRIQRASGTLQWTGSWYEAKVAIDPLGTDEVDPALLKSIEERLEVYRRLGHDLRVVPARYVPIDLKLEVCVKPGYLRAHVKADVAARLGTGVLPGGKLGFFHADALTFGTAICPSDILSAVQSVVGVERVSLIWLRRLFEPKVPLDDKTGELELRPDEIAQLDSDPDYPEHGKLTLIMGGGR, from the coding sequence ATGAGCACCGTGCGAGGCTCGGACTTGACGTGTGCGGTGGATGAGCGCCGGCAGCTCGTGCGCGACAAGAAATGGAACGGTCTCGACTACGTGGACGTGGTGGAGGACGATCCGTCGCAGCGAACGCTCTGCGTTCACTTTTTCGCCGAGGTACCCCGGGATCTCGCGATCGCGAACGTGGTCATCGAGGGAGGGCGCCGCATTCGCAACATCCGCGTGGTGTCCATCACGCCGGGCTACGACGACGATCCCGAGCACGAGGAGTGCTTGCGCGTCGTGGTGGACCAGGCGGGCGATTTTTCGCCGTACAAGCTGCGCCTGGTGGCCGTCGACGAAAATGGGCGCCCGACGGGAAAGCCGCTGCCGGGATTCGATGTTCGGTATTCGAGCGTCACCTTCAGCTTCAAGATCCATTGTCCGAGCGATCTCGATTGTGCGCCGGCGCCAGAGGGGTGCTGTGACGAGACGCGCGAGGAGCCGGCGATCGATTACCTCGCGAAAGATTATTCGTCCTTTCGACGGCTGATCCTCGACCGGCTCGCGCTGGTGATGCCCGAATGGACCGAGCGGCACGTGCCCGACGTGGGCATCGCCCTGGTCGAACTGCTGGCGTACGTGGGAGACCATCTCAGCTATTACCAGGATTCCGTGGGGACCGAGTCGTACCTGGACACGGCGCGAAAGCGTATTTCGGTTCGGCGCCACGCGCGCCTCGTCGATTATCGAATTCACGAAGGTTGCAATGCGCGCGTGTGGCTCGTGCTCACGACCGACCGCGACAGAACTGGCGACGACGCGCTCGATCTCGACGACACGTATTTCGTCACCGCGACGGAAGAAATGAGCTCGTTCGGCCCGGACATCGTGAAAGAGTCCGCGTTGGCCCGCATCACGCCCAATCGCTATCAATGCTTCGAATCGCTGCGCGAGCGCGCGGAGAAGACCCTTTCGCTGTGGGCGGGGCAGAACGAGATCCTGTTTTATACCTGGGGCGACAGTGACTGCGCGCTTCCACGCGGCGCGACGCGCGCCACGTTGCTCGACGAATGGTCGACGCCCGAGCCGGCGGAAGATGGAACGCGCGCGCGTCCGTTGAGCAGCCTGCGGCCTGGCGATGTGTTGCTCTTCGAAGAGGTTCTAGGCCCTTCGACGGGCACGCCGGCGGATGCCGATCCGCTGCACCGCTGGTTCGTGCGGCTCACCAAGGTCGCGCCGGGGCTCGACGAGCTGACGCAGCGGCACGTGGTCGAGATCGAGTGGGCCACGGAGGACGCGCTTCCATTCGACCTTTGCGTCACCACGGTACTTCCTGCCCCGGAATGCCGCCGGATCGAGAACCTCACGGTGGCCCGTGGCAACGTGCTGCTCGCCGACCACGGCTGCCGCGCCACCGACCCGCCCGTGGTCGTGGGAGCGCGCGAGGTGATGGGGACGTGCGCCTGCGAAGGAAGCCTGGTGGACGTCGAAGCGGTTCCCGAGAGGGTCCGTCCCCTGTTGAACAAGGCGGAGCCCGTGTTTCGCCAGAGGCTCCCCGCGCAGCCGACGAGCGTCGGGGCTTCGAAGATGGTGCGCCAGGATCCATGGGCCGCGCTCCCCGTGGCGTACATCGAAGCGACGGGACCGAAGCCCCCGAATGGTCCGGCGGTGACGTCGATTTGGGAGCCGCGGCGGGATCTCCTCGCGAGCGGGCGATACGACCGTCACTTCGTGCTGGAGGTCGACGAGGCGCGCCTCGGTCACGTGCGTTTTGGCGACGGGGAGCTCGGTGCGCAGCCGGAGGTCGATATGTCGCTGCGCGCGGTTTATCGATTCGGGAATCCATTGGCCGGAAACGTCGAGGCCGAGACGATCACCCGCATCGTGTCGCGCACGAAGCTCGACGGTGTGAAGATCACCGTGCGCAATCCGCGTCCCGCGATCGGTGGAACGGCGCCCGAAACGCTGGCCCACGTGAAGCTCGCTGCACCGCACGCGTTTCGCGCGGACCTGCGCCGTGCCATTACCGGCGATGACTACGCGGTGCTCGCGCAAGAGGATCCGCGCATTCAGCGGGCGTCAGGGACGCTCCAGTGGACGGGGAGCTGGTACGAGGCGAAGGTGGCCATCGATCCGCTGGGGACCGACGAGGTCGATCCTGCGCTTCTGAAGAGCATCGAAGAACGCCTCGAGGTCTATCGCCGGCTCGGACACGACTTGCGCGTCGTGCCCGCGCGCTACGTGCCCATCGATTTGAAGCTGGAGGTGTGCGTCAAGCCCGGTTACTTGCGTGCGCACGTGAAGGCCGACGTGGCCGCGCGCCTCGGCACCGGGGTCTTGCCCGGTGGGAAGCTCGGATTCTTCCACGCCGACGCACTCACGTTCGGTACTGCGATATGCCCGAGCGACATTCTCTCCGCCGTGCAATCGGTCGTCGGTGTGGAGAGGGTCTCGCTGATATGGCTGCGACGGCTCTTCGAGCCGAAGGTGCCCCTCGACGACAAGACGGGCGAGCTGGAGCTGCGCCCCGACGAGATCGCACAATTGGACAGTGATCCCGATTACCCCGAGCACGGAAAGCTTACGCTCATCATGGGAGGAGGACGATGA
- a CDS encoding GPW/gp25 family protein: MRKRTATADDVQHVRDMIEQLLFTSAGERVNRPDFGSGLKQLIFAPNSVELASALEYTLRAALQRWLGDVIDVKSLVVTAEGPTLRIVIRYVILRTGALHEDVIEGQGRP; encoded by the coding sequence GTGCGAAAACGTACGGCCACTGCCGACGACGTTCAGCACGTGCGCGACATGATCGAGCAACTGCTCTTCACCTCGGCGGGCGAGCGGGTGAACCGGCCGGACTTCGGCAGCGGATTGAAGCAATTGATCTTCGCGCCCAACAGCGTCGAGCTGGCTTCCGCATTGGAGTACACGCTTCGCGCTGCGCTCCAGCGCTGGTTGGGTGACGTGATCGACGTGAAATCGCTGGTCGTCACCGCCGAGGGGCCGACGCTTCGCATCGTGATTCGCTATGTCATCTTGCGCACCGGCGCGCTCCACGAAGACGTTATCGAAGGGCAAGGGCGACCATGA
- a CDS encoding phage baseplate assembly protein V yields the protein MSGMNGREGSADQGQRYYGKYRGTVINNVDPLQIGRIQAIVTDVSALLPTTYAMPCVPLAGKEMGTYMVPQVGAGVWIEFEQGNPDYPIWVGTYWGTAAEVPKLALAGIPASPNIVFQTAGQNTLMLSDTPGVGIVLKTLTGAFIMVNDVGITISNGKGAIITMTGNITDINGAGLTVI from the coding sequence ATGAGCGGGATGAATGGCCGAGAAGGCAGCGCCGACCAAGGTCAAAGGTATTACGGAAAGTACCGTGGGACGGTCATCAACAACGTCGACCCGCTGCAGATAGGCCGAATTCAGGCCATCGTGACGGACGTTTCGGCCCTTCTACCGACGACGTACGCCATGCCGTGCGTTCCACTCGCCGGCAAGGAGATGGGAACGTACATGGTGCCGCAGGTGGGGGCCGGCGTATGGATCGAATTCGAACAAGGCAACCCGGATTATCCTATTTGGGTGGGCACCTACTGGGGCACCGCGGCCGAAGTGCCGAAGTTGGCGCTCGCCGGCATCCCCGCCAGCCCGAACATCGTGTTTCAAACGGCGGGGCAGAACACCTTGATGCTCAGCGACACGCCCGGCGTCGGCATCGTCCTCAAGACCTTGACCGGGGCCTTCATCATGGTGAACGACGTGGGCATCACGATCTCGAACGGCAAGGGCGCGATCATCACGATGACCGGCAATATCACCGATATCAACGGGGCCGGACTCACGGTCATATGA
- a CDS encoding LysM peptidoglycan-binding domain-containing protein: MSVDTLSPTSRYFTAGTAELTLPDGTKVIYLARRLIAPPESFAFLREHTVREGERLDHIAAEHLGDPEQFWRICDANAALNPDDLLRIGGIIRITLPEGLPGPRRA, encoded by the coding sequence ATGAGCGTCGATACGTTGTCCCCGACCAGCCGCTACTTCACCGCTGGCACCGCGGAGCTCACGCTGCCCGATGGGACCAAGGTCATCTACTTGGCACGGCGGCTGATCGCGCCGCCCGAAAGCTTCGCCTTTCTGCGCGAGCACACCGTACGTGAAGGCGAGCGGCTCGATCACATTGCGGCCGAGCATCTCGGCGATCCCGAGCAATTCTGGCGAATCTGCGACGCCAACGCGGCCTTGAACCCGGACGACCTTTTGCGCATTGGCGGCATCATTCGGATTACATTGCCCGAAGGGCTTCCGGGGCCTCGCCGTGCTTAA
- a CDS encoding ATP-binding protein — MEWVRLRLERAVSGATEESEQALADAEAAMIASAWGSPSRLEVLIERFALSKFEYEVLLLCLAMEIDTSVAPLCARAQQDPRKAYPTFALAMSLFDEPTWDALSPERPLRLWHLIELDAIDTLSLTARALRIDERVLSFVKGVHHVDARWMPLLEPLEGARDLALPPSHRAIADAVVRRIGAGSRETGFPAVQLVGRDAQSVQLIAAHVEDALGFRPYRLHADLLPSGTNELDLLVRLWRREAMLGPVALYVDAHNVGESSASTLERFIARVPGVVLVGTREPRATGDRSSAIFEVSKPTAAERSAIWLEHLGPEAEDLAGRLSGQFELDTVAIQGLAATVSRDPDGALDGAGLWHACVDATAPRVEGLARRITPHAQWDDLVLPEKELSQLREMAAQVEHRTTVYDTWGFGARSQRGLALTALFSGESGTGKTFAAEVLASELKLQLLFIDLSAVVSKYIGETEKNLRRVFDGAEDSGAILFFDEADACFGKRSDVKDSHDRYANLEVSYLLQRMEAYRGLAILATNMKSALDPAFMRRLRFSVRFAFPGERERRAIWRRAFPAEAPLGRLDYERLAKFALTGGSIRNVSMNAAFAAAQARTVITMPAVLGAIRSELQKLERRSNESEFRWQESELDDESDRITEDAVAQ; from the coding sequence ATGGAATGGGTCCGTCTGCGTCTCGAACGGGCCGTTTCCGGGGCCACCGAGGAGAGCGAGCAGGCCCTTGCGGACGCCGAGGCCGCGATGATCGCGAGCGCGTGGGGCTCGCCGTCGCGGCTCGAGGTGCTCATCGAGCGCTTCGCCCTGTCGAAGTTCGAATACGAAGTACTGCTCCTCTGCCTGGCCATGGAAATCGATACGAGCGTGGCCCCACTATGTGCCCGTGCGCAGCAGGATCCGCGAAAGGCGTATCCGACGTTCGCCCTCGCCATGTCGTTGTTCGACGAGCCGACGTGGGACGCCCTGTCGCCCGAGCGCCCGCTTCGACTCTGGCACTTGATCGAACTCGATGCGATCGACACGCTGAGCTTGACCGCGCGGGCACTCCGCATCGACGAGCGCGTGCTGAGCTTCGTCAAAGGCGTTCACCACGTCGACGCGCGCTGGATGCCGCTGCTCGAACCGCTCGAGGGCGCCCGCGATCTCGCGCTGCCGCCATCGCATCGAGCGATCGCGGACGCGGTCGTGCGTCGCATCGGTGCCGGCTCACGGGAGACGGGATTCCCCGCCGTGCAGCTCGTCGGGCGCGACGCGCAGAGCGTGCAGCTCATTGCCGCCCACGTGGAAGACGCGCTCGGGTTCCGTCCGTATCGACTGCATGCCGACTTGCTTCCCAGCGGCACGAACGAGCTCGACTTGCTCGTCCGACTTTGGCGCCGCGAGGCGATGCTCGGTCCGGTCGCACTCTACGTCGATGCGCACAACGTCGGCGAGTCCAGTGCTTCCACACTCGAGCGCTTCATCGCGCGCGTGCCAGGCGTCGTGCTCGTGGGGACACGGGAGCCACGAGCGACGGGAGACCGCAGCTCCGCGATCTTCGAGGTGAGCAAGCCGACCGCGGCCGAGCGCTCCGCGATTTGGCTCGAGCACCTTGGCCCCGAAGCCGAGGACCTCGCCGGGCGCCTGTCGGGCCAATTCGAGCTCGACACAGTGGCCATCCAGGGCCTCGCCGCCACCGTCTCACGGGATCCCGACGGCGCGCTCGACGGCGCCGGCCTTTGGCATGCGTGCGTCGATGCAACTGCGCCACGGGTCGAAGGGCTCGCGCGTCGGATCACCCCGCATGCCCAATGGGACGATCTCGTTCTGCCCGAGAAAGAGCTCTCGCAGCTTCGCGAGATGGCGGCGCAGGTCGAGCACCGCACGACCGTCTACGACACGTGGGGGTTCGGCGCTCGGTCCCAGCGCGGTCTGGCGCTCACCGCGCTGTTCTCGGGCGAGAGCGGCACGGGCAAGACCTTCGCGGCAGAGGTGCTGGCCTCCGAGCTGAAGCTGCAGCTTCTCTTCATCGATTTGAGTGCGGTCGTCAGCAAGTACATCGGTGAGACGGAAAAGAACTTGCGCCGCGTATTCGATGGAGCGGAGGACAGCGGTGCGATTCTGTTCTTCGACGAGGCCGACGCCTGCTTCGGCAAACGCAGCGACGTCAAAGATAGCCACGACCGCTATGCGAATCTCGAGGTGAGTTACCTGCTGCAGCGCATGGAGGCCTATCGCGGGCTCGCCATTCTAGCGACCAACATGAAAAGCGCCCTCGACCCGGCGTTCATGCGGCGTTTGCGCTTCTCCGTCCGATTCGCCTTTCCCGGCGAGCGGGAACGGCGCGCGATCTGGCGTCGTGCGTTTCCCGCGGAAGCGCCGCTCGGCCGGCTCGACTACGAGCGCCTCGCCAAGTTCGCGCTCACCGGCGGCTCGATCCGCAACGTATCGATGAACGCCGCATTCGCGGCGGCACAGGCCCGCACTGTGATCACCATGCCGGCCGTGCTCGGGGCCATTCGCTCCGAGCTGCAGAAGCTCGAACGACGCTCGAACGAATCCGAATTTCGTTGGCAGGAGAGCGAATTGGACGACGAGAGCGACAGGATAACCGAGGACGCGGTCGCGCAATGA